From a region of the Campylobacter sp. genome:
- a CDS encoding transporter produces MKRDILIAVLGLLCAFIDINYIGFLIALNLIVVLVCAAFPFMKKNYIFFLLLIVNLALYFNAIDTPFEKPELWTYSIPALANATYVLVALVYASGFVAFVPLAAYIYFLYSLCVVACGIREKFQSLR; encoded by the coding sequence ATGAAAAGAGATATATTAATCGCGGTTTTAGGCTTACTTTGCGCCTTTATAGATATTAATTACATAGGTTTTCTTATCGCATTAAATTTGATAGTAGTCTTGGTTTGCGCCGCTTTTCCTTTTATGAAAAAGAACTATATATTTTTTCTACTGCTTATCGTAAATTTAGCTTTGTATTTTAACGCTATAGACACCCCTTTTGAAAAGCCCGAGCTTTGGACTTATAGCATACCTGCGCTGGCAAATGCGACATATGTATTAGTAGCGCTAGTTTATGCTTCGGGATTTGTCGCTTTTGTCCCGCTTGCAGCATATATCTATTTTTTATATTCGCTCTGTGTCGTTGCCTGCGGCATACGTGAGAAATTTCAAAGCTTACGCTAA
- a CDS encoding cation diffusion facilitator family transporter: MHENHTHCTHSHTSNKVVLRNSFLIISAFMLVEVAGGFATNSLALLSDAGHMLSDAAALGLSLFAFKFGERKGNLQKTFGYRRIEILAATINALALVAIAVFIVIEAARRFQNPPEVATAGMLAISTLGLAVNIVVALYMLRGGDVRENVNMRGAYLHVLGDAAGSVGAIAAALAMMCFGWGWADAAASLLVAALIVKSGWGVLKDSLNILMEGSPKGVCLDALVAQIRGVDGVLSVHDLHVWSITSGANALTAHVVVSGELSVREAERIMAEISHEMEHLGITHTTLQLESSDNECDSELICEVRSNGAGGHLGHSH; the protein is encoded by the coding sequence ATGCACGAAAATCACACTCATTGCACGCATTCACACACGTCAAACAAGGTCGTTTTGAGAAATTCCTTCCTTATAATCTCCGCTTTTATGCTGGTCGAGGTCGCGGGCGGCTTCGCGACGAACTCGCTCGCCCTGCTCTCCGACGCCGGGCACATGCTCTCGGACGCCGCGGCGCTCGGGCTTTCGCTGTTTGCGTTTAAATTCGGCGAACGCAAAGGCAATCTACAAAAGACCTTCGGCTACAGGCGGATCGAAATTTTAGCCGCGACGATAAACGCGCTCGCTCTCGTCGCGATCGCCGTTTTTATCGTCATCGAGGCGGCGCGGCGCTTCCAAAACCCGCCCGAAGTAGCCACTGCGGGGATGCTCGCCATCAGCACGCTGGGTCTTGCCGTAAACATCGTCGTGGCGCTATACATGCTGCGCGGCGGCGACGTGAGAGAAAACGTCAATATGCGCGGCGCCTACCTGCACGTACTTGGCGACGCTGCGGGCTCGGTGGGCGCGATCGCGGCCGCATTAGCGATGATGTGCTTTGGCTGGGGCTGGGCGGACGCGGCGGCTAGCCTACTCGTGGCCGCGCTCATCGTAAAAAGCGGCTGGGGCGTGCTAAAAGATAGCCTAAACATCCTGATGGAGGGCTCGCCAAAGGGCGTGTGTCTGGACGCGCTCGTCGCGCAGATCAGGGGCGTGGACGGCGTGCTTTCGGTGCACGACCTGCACGTCTGGAGTATCACGAGCGGCGCAAACGCGCTCACGGCTCACGTGGTGGTCAGCGGCGAGCTAAGCGTGCGCGAGGCGGAGCGGATCATGGCCGAAATATCGCACGAAATGGAGCATCTGGGCATCACGCACACGACGCTGCAGCTTGAAAGCAGCGATAACGAATGCGACAGCGAACTCATCTGCGAAGTAAGATCAAATGGCGCGGGCGGGCATTTGGGGCATAGTCATTAA
- a CDS encoding carbon-nitrogen hydrolase family protein, which produces MINVCVLQLPTLSMSENRIDYYMKVAKDNGARIVLLGEYELNSFFSELKKMPRSIACEQSEHKQELMARLAAKYDLHIVAPIIRAASGAILRQAGIFGSAAQKSLGGGGGGENSLSLKSEPGCKGELNSKRDLNSNDGSNSKGALNSKGEQSSKGGLNSCGAHALNFKAANSADGLNLSASIQSNSNASNLKAESQKDASEEEIFCASENEPIWVKSCAKFSPSEVKFYDQNILMDYPHWNEESFFANRKSRKIGKISPMIFSEGGVKFGVCFGYEAHFDVFWRYFMQKNVGCVLVPCASTFESGGRWRELLKMRAFTNSLYVIRANRIGEAKFGESEFKFYGESFVVTPGGEIANELKNEEGVLMCEVDADEIAAARGLWKFRKNLVSRGLL; this is translated from the coding sequence ATGATAAACGTATGCGTTTTACAGCTACCGACGCTTTCGATGAGCGAAAATCGGATCGATTACTATATGAAGGTCGCCAAAGACAATGGCGCGCGGATCGTGCTGCTGGGCGAATATGAGCTAAATTCCTTCTTTAGCGAGCTTAAAAAGATGCCCCGCTCTATCGCCTGCGAGCAGAGCGAGCACAAGCAGGAGCTGATGGCGCGGCTGGCCGCCAAATACGACCTACATATCGTAGCGCCGATAATCAGAGCCGCTAGCGGCGCAATTTTGAGGCAGGCGGGTATTTTCGGCAGCGCGGCTCAAAAGAGCTTGGGCGGCGGCGGCGGCGGCGAAAATTCCTTAAGCCTTAAAAGTGAGCCTGGTTGCAAGGGCGAGCTAAATTCCAAGAGAGATTTAAATTCCAACGATGGTTCAAATTCCAAAGGCGCTTTAAATTCCAAAGGCGAGCAGAGTTCCAAAGGCGGCTTAAATTCCTGCGGCGCGCACGCTTTAAATTTCAAAGCCGCAAATTCCGCAGATGGTTTAAATTTAAGCGCTTCGATCCAAAGTAACTCGAACGCTTCAAATTTAAAAGCCGAAAGCCAAAAAGACGCGAGCGAAGAGGAGATCTTTTGCGCGAGCGAAAACGAGCCCATCTGGGTGAAATCCTGCGCGAAATTTTCGCCCTCGGAGGTGAAATTTTACGATCAAAATATCCTGATGGACTATCCGCACTGGAACGAAGAGAGCTTTTTCGCCAACCGCAAAAGCCGCAAAATCGGTAAAATTTCGCCGATGATCTTTAGCGAGGGCGGCGTGAAATTCGGCGTGTGCTTTGGCTACGAGGCGCATTTTGACGTATTTTGGCGCTATTTTATGCAAAAAAACGTCGGCTGCGTGCTCGTGCCGTGCGCTTCGACCTTCGAAAGCGGTGGGCGCTGGCGCGAGCTTTTGAAGATGCGCGCGTTTACGAACTCGCTCTACGTCATCCGCGCCAACCGCATCGGCGAGGCGAAATTCGGCGAAAGCGAGTTTAAATTTTACGGCGAGAGCTTCGTCGTAACCCCCGGCGGCGAGATCGCAAACGAACTGAAAAACGAAGAGGGCGTGCTGATGTGCGAAGTGGACGCGGACGAGATCGCTGCGGCGCGCGGGCTGTGGAAATTCCGTAAAAATCTAGTCAGCAGGGGGCTTTTATGA
- a CDS encoding Rrf2 family transcriptional regulator, producing MQVGIKFSLAVHIMLCVAYFREEKVTGDFVAASSGINPAIARKLISQLKNAALVLTTAGVGGITPARDARLITLLDIYEAVSEEDAMFRLHKGSPSACPVGGKIEAVLAPRFARIQNDFKKSLSSVSLADLLRDLE from the coding sequence ATGCAAGTAGGTATCAAATTTTCACTCGCGGTTCATATCATGCTTTGCGTCGCGTATTTTCGCGAGGAGAAGGTCACGGGCGATTTCGTCGCCGCAAGCTCGGGGATAAACCCTGCCATAGCGCGCAAGCTGATCTCGCAGCTAAAAAACGCGGCCTTGGTGCTCACGACCGCGGGTGTGGGCGGCATCACGCCGGCTCGCGACGCACGGCTCATCACGCTTTTAGACATTTACGAGGCGGTGAGCGAGGAGGACGCGATGTTTCGCCTGCACAAAGGCTCGCCTAGCGCCTGCCCTGTAGGCGGCAAGATCGAGGCGGTACTCGCGCCGCGCTTTGCCCGCATTCAGAATGATTTTAAAAAATCCCTATCAAGCGTGAGCTTGGCGGATTTGCTGCGGGATTTAGAATGA
- a CDS encoding transcriptional regulator has protein sequence MLKLTKRDMAYHLGIDVATLYNWRKNKPNLYRIVMLGFKFDDAIRKSKENYENLLQADESIKSEMSDKKST, from the coding sequence ATTTTGAAGCTGACTAAACGCGATATGGCATATCATCTAGGCATTGATGTCGCAACGCTGTATAATTGGCGCAAAAACAAGCCGAATTTATACCGTATCGTCATGCTCGGTTTTAAATTTGACGACGCCATACGAAAAAGCAAAGAAAATTACGAAAACCTTCTACAAGCCGATGAATCGATAAAATCCGAGATGAGCGATAAAAAGTCCACTTAA
- a CDS encoding cupin domain-containing protein produces MSNYKIVSTKNEPRVELKEALGLSGCELSINELPANVSVPFVHSHKQNEELYLVLKGGGTLFIDGEEKAVKEGDAIRIDPAGKRCFKAGAQGIKFICIQTKRGSLEQYTNGDGVINDDVKPSWL; encoded by the coding sequence ATGTCAAACTACAAGATCGTTTCAACGAAAAATGAGCCGAGAGTCGAGCTAAAAGAAGCTCTAGGCTTAAGCGGCTGCGAGCTCTCTATCAACGAGCTTCCTGCAAACGTGAGCGTGCCTTTCGTGCATTCGCACAAGCAAAACGAGGAGCTTTATTTGGTGCTAAAAGGCGGCGGCACGCTCTTTATCGACGGCGAGGAGAAGGCGGTCAAAGAGGGCGATGCGATCCGTATCGATCCGGCGGGCAAAAGATGCTTCAAGGCGGGCGCGCAGGGGATAAAATTTATCTGTATCCAGACTAAACGCGGCAGCCTGGAGCAGTACACTAACGGCGACGGCGTGATAAACGACGATGTAAAGCCTAGCTGGCTGTAA
- a CDS encoding SDR family oxidoreductase, producing MKKVAIIGANGKSGSNLVQEALKQGYDVTAIVRNKEYKKRRRKVVYKDVLKLTKADLAGFDAVISAFAAWTPETFPLHKKVAKHLADALSGTKTRLLVIGGAGTLYVDDKQTMVIDTPSFPAGYMGVAKATAESFFELKDRSDALWTYVSPAGDYDADGARTGEYVLGGNNLILNSKNESYISYADLALAVID from the coding sequence ATGAAAAAAGTAGCAATCATCGGAGCAAACGGGAAATCAGGTTCAAATTTGGTGCAAGAAGCCCTAAAACAAGGGTATGACGTAACGGCTATCGTGCGAAACAAAGAGTATAAAAAACGACGACGTAAAGTCGTCTATAAAGATGTTTTAAAGCTAACGAAGGCCGATCTAGCGGGCTTTGACGCCGTTATTAGCGCATTTGCGGCATGGACGCCCGAAACATTTCCGCTTCATAAAAAGGTAGCAAAACACCTAGCAGACGCACTTAGCGGTACGAAAACGAGACTACTCGTCATCGGCGGCGCGGGTACGCTATACGTGGACGATAAGCAGACGATGGTTATAGATACGCCAAGCTTTCCTGCCGGGTACATGGGCGTCGCTAAGGCTACGGCGGAGTCGTTTTTCGAGCTAAAAGACAGAAGCGACGCGCTCTGGACATACGTCTCGCCTGCGGGAGACTACGACGCAGATGGCGCTCGCACCGGCGAATACGTCCTTGGCGGCAATAATCTAATACTAAACTCCAAAAACGAGAGCTACATCAGCTACGCAGACCTCGCGCTCGCGGTCATAGACTAG
- a CDS encoding ThiF family adenylyltransferase — translation MNYFHRQIQLWGEQTQRALADKRILIIGAGGLGSSLAYALGASGIGRISVVDFDTVALHNIHRQILFTLADEGKFKADVFKSRTEARYDGVSVEVHKSRAEEFFASAIGAGEKFDLILDATDNLATRAQIDAFAKQIGVPWVFASVDSWQCQVCFVQNADFKFFPSLNATPAGITAAIVMFAASFEANLALRYLAGLEVEKDLLYYVNFFGGELEVRKIKL, via the coding sequence ATGAACTACTTTCACAGACAGATCCAGCTTTGGGGCGAGCAGACGCAGCGTGCGCTTGCGGATAAACGCATCCTAATCATCGGCGCGGGCGGGCTTGGAAGCAGCCTTGCTTACGCTCTGGGCGCAAGCGGCATCGGGCGGATCAGCGTCGTAGATTTCGACACGGTGGCGCTCCATAACATCCACAGGCAAATTTTATTCACTCTCGCAGACGAGGGTAAATTTAAAGCGGACGTTTTTAAAAGCCGCACGGAGGCTCGCTACGACGGCGTGAGCGTGGAGGTGCATAAGAGCCGCGCGGAGGAATTTTTCGCTAGCGCGATAGGCGCGGGCGAGAAATTTGATCTCATTTTGGATGCGACCGATAATCTCGCCACGCGCGCACAGATTGATGCCTTTGCTAAGCAAATAGGCGTGCCGTGGGTGTTTGCGTCGGTGGACAGCTGGCAGTGCCAAGTCTGCTTCGTGCAGAATGCGGATTTTAAATTTTTCCCGAGCCTAAACGCGACGCCTGCGGGCATAACGGCTGCTATAGTGATGTTTGCGGCAAGCTTTGAGGCGAACCTCGCTCTGCGCTATCTAGCGGGGCTTGAGGTCGAAAAAGACCTGCTTTACTACGTGAACTTTTTTGGCGGCGAGCTGGAAGTTAGGAAGATAAAATTGTAA
- the ribD gene encoding bifunctional diaminohydroxyphosphoribosylaminopyrimidine deaminase/5-amino-6-(5-phosphoribosylamino)uracil reductase RibD, giving the protein MNDEFYMDLALRAAWRYQALALPNPAVGCALLDKSGRVLGVGAHKKAGFLHAEVNAVFAALCDLDANFAQDFAREYARKFGVKFQNIEALKSALLQPSFTYDFILNRHGGLLRGTCAYVTLEPCAHRGKTPSCAELLAELGLSRVVIGARDTNAQAAGGAEILRRGGIEVKFDVCRAAATELAEPFYLARESGFCFIKINATLNGAVHGRIGSEKQRAFVHELRSVCDYVCVGGQTVRADRPTLDVRAAKFDEISALVGNADMLTPDARVAPQNLKLRAPDVWIRSRRSLSDFDASIPLFGVEGRKVEVSRSLPAGAKITMIEAGASSFDEFAQFASHALIFYSAQMRDRGNFRANAALQPLFISSAGDPHLEANEFYGWFKILK; this is encoded by the coding sequence ATGAACGACGAATTTTATATGGATTTGGCGCTGCGGGCTGCGTGGCGCTATCAGGCTCTGGCGCTACCCAACCCCGCCGTGGGCTGCGCGCTGCTGGATAAGAGCGGCAGAGTTCTTGGCGTAGGCGCGCACAAAAAGGCGGGCTTTTTGCACGCCGAGGTAAACGCCGTTTTCGCCGCGCTGTGCGATCTGGACGCAAATTTCGCGCAGGATTTCGCCCGCGAATACGCCCGCAAATTCGGCGTTAAATTTCAAAACATAGAAGCCCTAAAAAGCGCGCTTTTGCAGCCGAGCTTCACCTATGATTTTATCTTAAACCGCCACGGCGGGCTTTTGCGCGGCACTTGCGCCTACGTCACGCTCGAGCCCTGCGCACACCGCGGCAAGACCCCGTCTTGTGCCGAGCTTTTGGCAGAGCTAGGCCTATCGCGCGTGGTAATCGGCGCGCGCGATACGAACGCGCAGGCTGCGGGCGGCGCGGAAATTTTACGCCGCGGAGGCATAGAGGTGAAATTTGACGTTTGCCGTGCCGCGGCGACGGAGCTTGCGGAGCCGTTTTATCTGGCGCGCGAGAGCGGCTTTTGCTTCATCAAAATCAACGCTACGCTAAACGGCGCGGTGCATGGGCGGATCGGCAGCGAGAAGCAGCGCGCGTTCGTGCACGAGCTGCGCAGCGTGTGCGACTACGTATGCGTGGGCGGACAGACCGTGCGCGCCGACAGACCGACGCTGGACGTGCGTGCGGCTAAATTTGATGAAATTAGCGCTTTGGTGGGCAATGCTGATATGTTGACGCCAGACGCGCGCGTTGCGCCGCAAAATCTAAAGCTGCGCGCGCCCGACGTTTGGATTCGTTCGCGCCGCAGCCTTTCGGATTTTGATGCGAGCATTCCGCTTTTCGGCGTTGAAGGGCGCAAGGTGGAGGTCTCGCGCTCGCTGCCTGCGGGCGCGAAAATCACGATGATAGAGGCGGGGGCGAGTTCGTTTGACGAGTTCGCGCAGTTTGCGAGCCATGCGCTTATTTTTTACAGCGCGCAGATGAGGGACAGGGGAAATTTTAGAGCAAATGCCGCGCTACAGCCGCTTTTCATCTCCAGCGCGGGCGATCCGCACCTAGAAGCGAACGAATTTTACGGCTGGTTTAAAATTTTAAAATGA
- the xseB gene encoding exodeoxyribonuclease VII small subunit — MSESFEEKMEKINALLKSLNDKDLSLEESVKLYKQGVALLKEVKEILENAKLEVAEINAPEQA; from the coding sequence ATGAGTGAGAGTTTCGAGGAAAAAATGGAGAAGATTAACGCGCTTTTAAAGAGCCTAAACGACAAGGATCTGAGCCTAGAAGAGAGCGTGAAGCTGTATAAACAGGGCGTGGCGCTGCTAAAAGAGGTGAAGGAAATTTTAGAAAACGCCAAACTCGAGGTTGCCGAAATAAACGCGCCCGAGCAGGCTTAG